In one window of Pseudomonadales bacterium DNA:
- the atpB gene encoding F0F1 ATP synthase subunit A has translation MAAEGGLTSTGYILHHLQNLCYGKLPAGYTRYDGSVIEQATWTIAHSSQEASDMGFMAIHLDSMAWSIGLALVLCVIFKMAVSRAHAGVPSGILNFIEMIVEFIDSNVKDTFPHRSNYVAPLALVIFTWVFMMNLMDLVPVDWIPHLATIIADDPHFYFKIVPSTDPNITLGMGFTVFFLMIFFTCKQKGVMGFVKELTCHPFAPPTKGAAIIAAPLIIAFNFILETISWLAKPISLGLRLFGNLYAGEVIFILIAIMYSAGWALGIFGGVLQWGWAVFHVLVITLQAFIFMVLTLVYMGMAFDVHEEH, from the coding sequence ATGGCTGCTGAAGGTGGTTTAACCAGTACCGGTTATATTCTGCATCACTTACAAAACCTTTGTTACGGGAAATTACCCGCGGGTTATACCCGTTACGATGGTAGCGTTATCGAACAAGCTACATGGACGATTGCACATTCTTCTCAAGAAGCTTCAGATATGGGCTTCATGGCGATTCATCTAGATTCTATGGCTTGGTCAATTGGATTAGCCCTAGTGCTGTGTGTGATCTTTAAAATGGCAGTCAGCCGTGCACATGCAGGCGTTCCCTCAGGTATCTTAAATTTTATTGAAATGATCGTCGAGTTTATCGACAGTAATGTTAAAGACACCTTCCCTCACCGCAGTAATTATGTTGCTCCATTGGCACTGGTTATTTTTACCTGGGTTTTCATGATGAACCTAATGGACTTGGTGCCAGTTGACTGGATCCCGCATTTAGCGACGATTATTGCTGATGATCCACACTTTTATTTCAAAATCGTACCGTCAACCGATCCCAATATCACCTTAGGCATGGGTTTTACGGTGTTCTTTTTGATGATTTTCTTTACCTGTAAGCAAAAAGGCGTGATGGGCTTTGTGAAAGAATTGACCTGTCATCCTTTTGCACCACCAACCAAAGGTGCAGCGATCATTGCAGCGCCATTAATCATCGCCTTTAACTTTATCCTAGAAACCATTTCATGGTTGGCAAAACCTATTTCTTTAGGCTTACGTTTGTTCGGAAACTTGTATGCCGGTGAGGTTATCTTCATCTTGATTGCTATTATGTATAGCGCGGGTTGGGCATTGGGTATTTTCGGTGGCGTTTTGCAGTGGGGCTGGGCAGTGTTTCACGTACTGGTTATTACCTTACAGGCGTTTATTTTTATGGTGCTAACCCTGGTTTATATGGGTATGGCATTTGATGTACATGAAGAGCACTAA
- a CDS encoding ATP synthase subunit I produces the protein MNFDALKSKKTKSKQLLMQNSGLKKPNFWLSIVIELSLFIVVYCLLFIFFSADQGQLLQKSLFIGFFAFWLPTTFFTLRAFRFIGAKHAKQVTQSLFVAELGKFFLTISCXAISFIALQPLDAKTIFMSYIGFLIVHQFLIAGLVKLN, from the coding sequence TTGAATTTTGACGCATTAAAGAGCAAAAAAACTAAATCTAAACAATTACTTATGCAAAATTCTGGACTGAAAAAACCGAATTTTTGGCTAAGTATTGTAATTGAGCTTAGTCTTTTTATTGTTGTTTACTGTCTTCTTTTTATCTTTTTCAGCGCAGATCAAGGTCAGTTATTGCAAAAATCGCTTTTTATCGGTTTTTTTGCATTTTGGCTACCTACAACATTTTTTACGCTACGTGCCTTTCGTTTTATTGGCGCTAAGCATGCGAAACAGGTAACACAGTCACTATTTGTGGCCGAGCTAGGGAAGTTTTTTCTAACCATTAGCTGTTTNGCAATAAGTTTTATAGCTTTACAACCGCTAGATGCGAAGACCATATTTATGAGTTATATAGGCTTCCTGATAGTTCACCAGTTTTTGATCGCTGGTTTAGTAAAGCTAAATTAA